The segment tatatcaattttaattaattatgatattttgttatattatatgataTCGGAGGTGACACATATGATTAATCAATAAAAATGGaattatttacttataagaACGTTACTCTGATTATCGACAACGCTAATTATTGACACCAACTAACTTTTTGCTAATTAATTCATCACTAAAGAGTTCCAAAAATGTTAATAATTTGAGTTGGGCATTTAACACCATCATTTATTAGGGTGGCCAATATGTATGGTGTTTGTATCTGTAAAACAGTATCGTTTGACAATGAATCGTATGGACAACAGAAAACAACAACTTACTGCTTTTTTAACTATGTTAAATTAACATGTGGTGCTGCCACGTCCGTCAGGACTATAAAACTGTTACTCCATTTATCTCAGCTCTCTCATCTCATAAATCATATCGAGGAGTAATTAACAGATATGGATCTAGCTTTTCCGCACGTTTGTTTGTGGACGCTACTCGCCTTTGTGCTGACTTGGACAGTGTTCTACGTCAACAACAGGAGGAAGAAGGTGGCGAAGTTACCCGATGCGGCGACAGAGGTGAGAAGAGACGGTGATGCTGACGTCATCATCGTCGGAGCTGGTGTTGGAGGTTCAGCTCTCGCCTACGCTCTTGCAAAGGTACGTAAAATAGCGTCGCAGTTTTGTCTCCAAGAATTATATCAGCATCTCACTTTTTAGCCAAGTATATTCTTATTACAACTTGTGCATAAATGATAATATACACTATATCTAGCTAATTCAACTCCATATACTTGATATTTTCTCATGTAAATCAAAAATGGTTGAATAGAATTGTTTCTTGGAATAATTTTTCTATCGATCAAAACTTGGTTTAACTATATAGGCTACCTAATTCAATTACAATATTTTGGGTTGGAATAAACATTCCAATATGTTCAACTTGTCTGAAGGATGGGCGTCGAGTACATGTGATAGAGAGGGACATGAGGGAACCAGTGAGAATGATGGGTGAATTTATGCAACCCGGTGGACGACTACTGCTTTCTAAGCTTGGTCTTGAAGGTTTGTCTCCGCTTCAGTACTTTCATCTAAGACATAGTGTTTTAGTTTCATTACTGAAAATTCACGTGTTTCTATATCTAGATTGTTTGGAGGGAATAGATGAACAGATAGCCACAGGCTTAGCAGTTTATAAGGACGGACAAAAAGCACTCGTGTCTTTTCCAGAGGACAACGACTTTCCTTATGAACCTACTGGTCGAGCTTTTTATAATGGCCGTTTTGTCCAGAGACTGCGCCAAAAGGCTTCTTCGCTCCCCACGTATGTGTCTATATTCACTATCTTTTTACTACCACGTTAAGAAATCACATAGAAAATGCAAAGGAATTCAATCGAACGTATAACTCTATAAGAATCATGAACCAATTTTTGAAACGGTACTAATGTTTATTTTGAGATAGGAAATATCTTGAATTTTGATACTTTATAAGCAGTAGCTAAGATGACTAAAATAAGTATTGGTATGTATTGCGAACAAACGCAAATCAAACTAGAAGAAAGCAAATAGCAAAACGAATTGAGACAAATACACGTTTTAGGATTTGAATATTATTATGTGAATCAGTAGTTTTACAATCTTTAGACCCAAATTTATAACAGCTtcaaaatctgattttttttttatcttttaggaATGTATATTTatctagaaatttttttttttttaattttatagtatACCGTACCCAACGAATGTTGGGCTTTTACTGGTGTACATAGATTTAAGATACATCTAGATGCAACAGTATGTAAGTGATAATctcacatatataaaatcattaatcAAAATAAGTCATCTATAAACCTTGACAcaatattttatagaaattcagttcaaaagaatttttttcaCGGAATTAAATTTCGAGAAACTTAAAGTCGTCTGCGAAATTGTTGAGACGCAGAACACCCCCACTAGTATAATAtctcaaaatataattatagcattttaatgatatttaattataattaaatattaaatattaaaagaaaaagaagacaaTTATTCATGTGGTTTCTTATGAGTAATTTCTATTAAATCCAGACTTATAATGAGTTTCCAACTTAACACTAATTTGTGACAAGTGAATTGATTCTAATTATCTCAGTTTAGAATTCGGTTCGGAAAGACCATCGAACCATTCGGTTAAGATCGGTTTCGGATCAATCGGGCTTTTTTCGATGGGCTAGATTGATTTTAGTTTGTTTGGGCATGATGTATTTGGaatctgataccatgttaaacCCAAACTTATCATGGATTTCTAACTTAAAATTAACTGTCTATAAGTGTAATGActctaatttattatttattattcatgTCCTAGTGAAACTTCCAATATAAGAATTTTATATCTCACAATTTATGTTGGCTTGAAACTACTATTAAATCTGACAATACACAAATGACCAAACATTAACTGACAGTGTACAACTTGAAGAAGGGACTGTAAAATCTTTGATAGAAGAAAAAGGAGTGATCAAAGGAGTGACATACAAGAATAGTGCAGGCGAAGAAACGACTGCATTTGCACCTCTCACAGTGGTATGCGACGGTTGCTATTCAAACCTTCGTCGGTCTGTTAACGACAACAATGTGAGTATACCTCTAAACTGAATAGACTTCCATTATTTCCAATTAATGACAAATATATGatactatttatttattctattagCTAACAAGCATCAATGTGCTATGATTTGATATAGGCGGAGGTTATATCGTACCAAGTTGGTTACGTCTCAAAGAATTGTCAGCTTGAAGATCCTGAAAAGTTAAAATTGATAATGTCTAAACCTTCCTTCACCATGTTGTATCAAATAAGCAGCACCGATGTTCGTTGTGTTATGGAGATTTTCCCCGGCAATATTCCTTCTATTTCAAATGGCGAAATGGCTgtttatttgaaaaatactaTGGCTCCTCAGGTACGTATTGGACGGTTTAATCTTTGatcgataaaaaaaaagtaaatatagaaaatatctaTAGCTAAAATGGTTTACTAGTACATAGATAAGCCCTACATACTCATATTTTAACATTTGCAAAGAcggattttaagaaaaaaatagattattgaGTAaggaatttaataaaaaaataaaaaaattgatgcaTATGTTTATGTAAATTATCTCTTAATTATGAGTGATGAACTAATGTTTCATTTATTTATGCCTACGACTGGTTTTGTTTGCAAGCGGCTTATTGATCCATTAATACTATGCATCTAACTTTTCCTTACACTTGTTTTCCAGGTACCTCCAGAACTCcgcaaaatatttttgaaaggAATTGATGAGGGAGCACAAATTAAAGCGATGCCAACAAAGAGAATGGAAGCTACTTTGAGCGAAAAGCAAGGAGTGATTGTGTTGGGAGATGCATTCAACATGCGCCACCCAGCGATTGCCTCTGGAATGATGGTTGTATTATCTGACATTCTCATTCTACGCCGCCTTCTCCAGCCATTGCGAAACCTCAGTGATGCAAATAAAATATCAGAAGTTATTAAGTCATTTTATGTCATCCGAAAGGTGAGATACTAATCTATGAGCCTAAAACCAAATACTAGTATTTAAAGATTACTATATAATTTAAaggtaattatattatttttataattttaaggaGACTAGTTTCGCATCACTAATGATGCTTGCAACCTCAAAATGTTTAAAAAGAATGCATGATTTTGAATGTGAAGCCAATGTCAGCGACGGTGAACACGCTAGGAAATGCATTTTCTCAAGTGCTAATTGCATCTACGGACGAAGCAAAAGAAGCGATGCGACAAGGCTGTTTTGATTACCTCTCTAGTGGCGGCTTTCGCACGTCAGGAATGATGGCTCTGCTCGGTGGCATGAACCCTCGACCACTCTCTCTCATCTTTCATCTATGTGGTATTACTCTATCCTCCATTGGTCAACTGCTCTCTCCATTTCCATCTCCTCTTGGCATTTGGCATAGCCTCAGACTTTTTGGTGTAAGTCATTATCTCCCTCCCTATGTTATTAACATGTTTTTCTTtgtgttaaatattttttatataatttacaattGAATTTTGACATTTTCTTGTTGCTTATGTGTATCCCTAGTTGTCTATGAAAATGTTGGTTCCTCATCTTAAGGCTGAAGGGGTTAGCCAAATGCTGTCTCCAGCATACGCAGCCGCGTATCGCAAAAGCTATATGACCGCAACCGCTCTCTAAGCATCGATGATAAGAACCGCGAATGATACTATGACATATTTGGAGCGCTAGTATTTTGTGGTTTTGCATCcgttaaaaatttaaaatgtgttgCTGTGTGTTTACTATTATTAGTGTATTAACTGGAAAATACCCGTGGGTATATtctaaatgtataaaatattgtGATAAATAAAACGACTCTCCGTTTGGTTGGACGTGTGACTTTCATTTGCTTACATGAAGTTTTGTCTTCATGTACTGAAAATAGACTTAAGGTCCTATAATCATCTCCAACAAGAtaccaaaacaccaaatttggtgtaatttcATCTCCAACAAAACATCAAATTGATGTAATGTGAATaaaattacaccaaatttggtgtaatacTATTCATCGCACCAAAtctttaaaatacatattttaatatgtttcatttaaaaatataatttaattactatcaaatttataattaaacataaatatattgtattattttttgttttaaatttattttcacatttgGTGTGATAATATTCATCacacaaaatttctaaaatacattttaatatgttttatttaataatatagatcaattactatcaaatttgtaattaaacataaataatattatattatttgtatttttaagttattttcatataattagaatttttttttatttatttattattatattcaaaataaattagtaaataactattattatttatcacttacaaataataaaatataaatttaatccagatataacaaaattattatttatcaattacaaataatagaaatataaaagttttaaaactgaaaacatcaaataatatataatattgctTTTGGTATAAGATTTGGTGTTACTGttggagatgacaaaaaaaaattgacaccaaaacatcaaatttggtATAATTtcaacaccaaatttggtgtcattgttggagatgccctaaaaGGAGAGAATCTATGAAAATACTAACCAGTCAaatttgcacaaaaaaaaactaaccattCAAAATTTGTCACATAATAGTGATAGATCAATTTTATCTTTAGCAATAATTGtaatattttgatgaaattttgaaataacCAATTtgcatctattctattaaattagaaTCTTATTATGAAATTAGCATTAATTTATTTAACGTGTTTATCACAATATATGTCATTGGATTTTGTACTTTTCCTAAAGGCTTTCACTAATCGTATAATTTTCTTTCACAAATTGGTAATATACAATATTATAAGACATTTATTAAAGCTGATTAAAAACCATAGAATTAACACACCATCACACATCTTTTTATACCATTATATACACCATTAACTATTCGTTAATTATAACTATATTAACATCACGACGTTAACATATACTACTGATGTAGCGGAAGCTTCTAGGGATAGAACTAGATCCGTTGATTCTAAGAATACCCGGAAACTAGGGTTTGTGAATACTCTTCACAGTGCTTAATCAAAAGCTCTTTAGGGTTGAGAATACTCTTCTCAGTGGTTTATAGAAACCTCTTTAGGAAAACtccttttttattaattaatcaaaatctcAATACAAACTTAAGCCTAGACGGCTATATATAAGAAATCATAAAATCCTAAAACATTAAAGATAATTatccaaataataaataaaacactaaatCATTAAGATATTTAGAATgatatttattctaaatatctATCTACATCATTCTCTCCGGGTTGGAAaagattcgtcctcgaatcttgATCGTACTTTTCGAATCCAAAACGTTTTCCAAGAAAAACTCTTCCTCGAATCTTTAATAGCATGTTTTGCACGATTTTTGCACTGATCTGTTTGTAACTTGAATCTTCACAAATCCGTTTTTGCACAAAATTTGCACCTGACAGATTATTAAGATTCTGCAGAAAATCTTCACCAATACGATTTTGCCCTAACTTTGCACGCGAAATTTCAATGGAACCCTCTTTGAAAATAAAGTCAATATGAAGGATATCGTCTTCATATATATCATAGATTGGATCACCATAGATCTCTCGATAGATCTCATGGTTCTCTTCTCTCACAACGAAAGGACTTTCGTCCAGGATAGAATAGATGCTTATACTCACCATGACATCCAGAATCGTTCTTCGATTGAAAAACCAAAGAGacgcagctctgataccacctgaTGTAGCGGAAGCTTCTAGGGATAGAACTAGATCCGTTGATTCTAAGAATACCCGGAAACTAGGGTTTGTGAATACTCTTCACAGTGCTTAATCAAAAGCTCTTTAGGGTTGAGAATACTCTTCTCAGTGGTTTATAGAAACCTCTTTAGGAAAACtccttttttattaattaatcaaaatctcAATACAAACTTAAGCCTAGACGGCTATATATAAGAAATcataaaaccctaaaacattaaagataattatccaaataataaataaaacactaaatCATTAAGATATTTAGAATgatatttattctaaatatctATCTACATCAACTACCCTATGTGTGTTCATATGCCACCATCAAACAATTCACTGAAACCATATTCAGTTGGATCTTGTGTTGGACCAAGTTCAAGCAAATCTTAGAGATTAGAGTAAaaagcaaaaataataataaaacaataatgGTCGGTTATTAATAATGACATTTAATTTAGGATTGTGAGGCTTTGTTACATGTTAGGACATTATGAAATTTCAACAAAAACGACTTTAAGGGGTACAAAATTGATATTCACGAAACACTTGGGACTTTTAGGTCGTAGTGTTtaagaatataatattttaaattgagttgaattataatttgataaaataatataaccGGTTTTTAAAAGGCTACGTTGATGCTTGTCAAGCCACTAGTTTAAATTGGGTCCCACTGTAGATGAGAAGACCATCCACGTGTATATTACCTGATCCATAACCACCAGCCTCGCCCTTGGGGAAATATCTTC is part of the Brassica rapa cultivar Chiifu-401-42 chromosome A09, CAAS_Brap_v3.01, whole genome shotgun sequence genome and harbors:
- the LOC103865842 gene encoding squalene monooxygenase 1,1; this encodes MDLAFPHVCLWTLLAFVLTWTVFYVNNRRKKVAKLPDAATEVRRDGDADVIIVGAGVGGSALAYALAKDGRRVHVIERDMREPVRMMGEFMQPGGRLLLSKLGLEDCLEGIDEQIATGLAVYKDGQKALVSFPEDNDFPYEPTGRAFYNGRFVQRLRQKASSLPTVQLEEGTVKSLIEEKGVIKGVTYKNSAGEETTAFAPLTVVCDGCYSNLRRSVNDNNAEVISYQVGYVSKNCQLEDPEKLKLIMSKPSFTMLYQISSTDVRCVMEIFPGNIPSISNGEMAVYLKNTMAPQVPPELRKIFLKGIDEGAQIKAMPTKRMEATLSEKQGVIVLGDAFNMRHPAIASGMMVVLSDILILRRLLQPLRNLSDANKISEVIKSFYVIRKPMSATVNTLGNAFSQVLIASTDEAKEAMRQGCFDYLSSGGFRTSGMMALLGGMNPRPLSLIFHLCGITLSSIGQLLSPFPSPLGIWHSLRLFGLSMKMLVPHLKAEGVSQMLSPAYAAAYRKSYMTATAL